From Rhizobium sp. NZLR1, a single genomic window includes:
- a CDS encoding carbon-phosphorus lyase complex subunit PhnI codes for MYVAVKGGEAAIANAHRLLADRRRGDRSLPAIGIEQIVAQLALAVDRVMAEASLFDRTLAALAVRQSRGDMIEAIFLLRAYRTTLPRFGYSKPLDTADMTIERRISATYKDLPGGQLLGPTFDYTHRLLDPSLLSDEAVETPAQRTAETGRVMRVSEILGEEGLIEADGDMPEDHEIGDLTREPMEFPMTRDLRLQALARGDEGFLLALGYSTQRGYGRNHPFTGEIRIGEVEVEFDVPELGFAVSLGTIQITECQMVNQFKGSATAPPQFTRGYGLVFGQSERKAMAMSLVDRALRAEELGEDITAPAQDEEFVISHSDNVQATGFVEHLKLPHYVDFQAELDLVRRMRREFEAARNAGEDMKEAAE; via the coding sequence ATGTATGTTGCCGTCAAGGGTGGCGAGGCCGCCATCGCCAATGCCCACCGCCTACTGGCCGACCGCCGCCGCGGCGACCGTTCGTTGCCCGCGATCGGCATCGAACAGATCGTGGCGCAGCTGGCGCTCGCCGTCGACCGGGTGATGGCCGAGGCCTCGCTTTTCGACCGCACACTCGCAGCGCTTGCCGTCCGCCAGTCGCGCGGCGACATGATCGAGGCGATCTTCCTGCTGCGCGCCTACCGCACGACGCTGCCGCGTTTCGGCTATTCCAAGCCGCTTGACACGGCTGATATGACGATCGAACGCCGCATCTCGGCGACCTACAAGGATCTGCCGGGCGGCCAGCTTCTTGGGCCCACCTTCGATTATACCCACCGGCTGCTCGATCCGTCGCTGCTTTCCGACGAGGCGGTCGAGACGCCTGCCCAGCGCACAGCCGAGACCGGCCGCGTCATGCGCGTCTCCGAGATCCTCGGCGAGGAGGGGCTGATCGAGGCCGACGGCGACATGCCTGAGGATCACGAGATCGGCGACCTGACCCGCGAGCCGATGGAATTTCCGATGACCCGCGATCTGCGCCTGCAGGCGCTCGCCCGCGGCGACGAAGGTTTTCTGCTGGCGCTCGGTTATTCCACCCAGCGCGGCTACGGCCGCAACCACCCCTTCACCGGCGAGATCCGTATCGGCGAGGTCGAGGTGGAATTCGACGTGCCGGAACTCGGTTTTGCCGTCTCGCTGGGCACGATCCAGATCACCGAGTGCCAAATGGTCAACCAGTTCAAGGGTTCGGCGACGGCACCCCCGCAATTTACCCGCGGCTACGGCCTGGTCTTCGGCCAGAGCGAGCGCAAGGCGATGGCGATGTCGCTGGTCGACAGGGCGCTTCGTGCCGAAGAGCTCGGCGAGGATATCACCGCCCCGGCACAGGACGAGGAATTCGTCATCTCGCACTCCGACAACGTCCAGGCGACCGGCTTCGTCGAGCACCTGAAGCTTCCGCATTATGTGGACTTCCAGGCCGAACTCGATCTCGTCCGCCGCATGCGTCGCGAATTCGAAGCCGCCCGCAACGCTGGCGAAGACATGAAGGAGGCCGCCGAATGA
- the phnH gene encoding phosphonate C-P lyase system protein PhnH produces the protein MGLKTEALTGGFADPVFHAQSVFKMLMDGMARPGTIHTVRPDVAPPVPFGIGAGTIALTLCDHDTPVWLSQGLAKSAAPEWLGFHTGAPLTGEKAEARFAFTEAGTALCSFGLFASGTQEYPDRSTTVVIELADLEGGRRLALMGPGIQTVTEIAPVGLPETFLRLWTENRALFPRGIDIVLTSAERFLCLPRTTKITATEI, from the coding sequence ATGGGACTGAAGACAGAAGCCCTCACAGGTGGCTTTGCCGACCCGGTCTTCCACGCCCAGAGCGTCTTCAAGATGCTGATGGACGGCATGGCTCGCCCCGGCACGATCCACACCGTCCGGCCCGATGTCGCGCCGCCTGTGCCGTTCGGTATTGGCGCCGGCACGATCGCGCTGACGCTTTGCGACCACGACACGCCTGTCTGGCTGTCCCAGGGACTGGCGAAATCGGCCGCGCCGGAGTGGCTCGGCTTCCACACCGGCGCGCCGCTGACCGGTGAAAAGGCTGAGGCCCGCTTCGCCTTCACGGAGGCCGGCACCGCGCTTTGCTCCTTCGGCCTGTTTGCATCGGGCACGCAGGAATATCCCGACCGCTCGACGACTGTTGTCATCGAGCTCGCCGATCTCGAGGGTGGACGCAGGCTGGCGCTGATGGGGCCCGGTATCCAGACTGTGACGGAAATCGCGCCTGTCGGGCTGCCGGAGACCTTCCTGCGGCTCTGGACCGAGAACCGCGCGCTCTTCCCGCGCGGCATCGACATCGTGCTGACGTCGGCCGAGCGTTTCCTCTGCCTGCCGCGCACCACCAAGATCACAGCAACGGAGATCTGA
- the phnG gene encoding phosphonate C-P lyase system protein PhnG, whose product MISADRTGATPQTASGRKRAADLLARAELSELSAVWNALPEKPAAHPVRGPETGLVMVRGRIGGGGAPFNLGEVTVTRATVRLVSGAIGHAQALGTDREKARLAAIFDALWQEEATKDFVEQALLLPVAERIADAERRKADETAATRVDFFTMVRGDN is encoded by the coding sequence ATGATATCAGCGGATAGGACAGGCGCAACGCCACAGACGGCATCCGGGCGCAAACGCGCCGCCGACCTGCTGGCGCGCGCGGAACTGAGCGAACTCTCGGCGGTCTGGAACGCGTTGCCGGAAAAGCCCGCGGCACATCCGGTGCGCGGACCGGAGACCGGGTTGGTGATGGTCCGCGGCCGCATCGGCGGCGGCGGCGCTCCCTTCAATCTTGGCGAGGTCACAGTGACCCGGGCCACGGTCCGGCTCGTCTCCGGGGCGATCGGCCATGCCCAGGCGCTGGGCACCGACCGTGAGAAGGCCCGGCTGGCGGCGATCTTCGACGCGCTCTGGCAGGAGGAGGCGACGAAGGATTTTGTCGAACAGGCACTGCTTTTGCCCGTCGCCGAACGGATCGCCGATGCCGAACGCCGCAAGGCGGACGAGACGGCAGCGACCCGCGTCGATTTCTTCACCATGGTGCGGGGAGACAACTGA